The sequence CCAAGTACACTGATAGGGGTTTGCAATGAAGAAGAGTGCCTGGAGAAATGGTGCAAGCCCACTCCGGGACAGTTCCGTTTGACATTCCTTGGTCTTGACGATTCGCGATTCGAGTTGCAGAATCAAGTGGTGCCACAAAAGCGCTAATTTCACGCCAATCTGCTCGAAAGAAATTGGTATAACCAGGGTTAGCAAAAGCAATGTGTGGTGACTGTTTGGGACCTAATCCTAAAAAAGCAGAGGTGCATTGAAACTTGCTGAGTAAGGAATCAAAGGCATCTAACTGTTCGTAAGGGGAAAAGCAATGGGAAGACGGATAGGCAGAATAGGGAAAGAGGTGATTTTTTCGTTGAAAACCCCTTCCTTCTAAGGCTTTGATGACAGGTTCCATATAATTGGCAAAGGAACGTGAATCGCTACGGTTCCTTTTACTGGCCAAGGGGTTTCATCACTATGAAGATGAGGGGTCTTCTGGTTAATCCATTCTTGGAGCGCTTCTACACTCGGCGTTAGTGCCTCTTGATGATTGCAGCAGTTCGATTAGCACTTGGTAAGGCTGGATAAATGTGTTTCCAGTGGGGAATAGATGCATCGCCGAGGGATAATGATTCAGTTCTTGGAATAGCTGCGTTCCCACATACTGGTTAAGTTCCTGTTGTGAATTAAAACAATGCTTTTTCATGATTGGGTCAATAGTGAAGGTTGATTATTTTCGCGGAAAAGAAAATTATTGATATGACTAACTGCTTAAAGGATTTAAGAGTGCTGCAACAAATAAACCATCCATAATGTCTTGAAATTTCCCTAAGCAGCCTATAGCTACTGGATGATCATTTTCTTGGATTACTCTAAGTAGATTGCTTTTCTCACAGCTTTGCTCCTTTTCCGTTTTGAGTCCGGAAGTTAATCAGTCACCTCTACTCTATAAAAACAAGTAATCTCACGGCAGTACTAGCCCCAAAATAGTAAATCTGCTGATTCATCATCTTGACTTGGACCTTTTTTGGGCAGCCCAACAGAAACCTTTTGAGTTTCGCTGGCAAAAAAAATTAAGGTGATAGGGTAAAAAGAGCATAAAGCAATTCGTTATTGATCCTATGGAATATCGTCAACTTGGCAATAGTCATTTGCAAGTCAGTCTGATCTGTCTGGGAACCATGACTTGGGGGGAACAAAATACCCAAGAAGAAGGGTTTGAACAGATGGATTATGCCCTGGAACAAGGGATTAATTTTTTTGATACGGCAGAAATGTATGCGGTTCCGCCAAAAGCAGCAACCTATGGACGTACCGAAGAAATTATTGGGGAATGGTTTCAAAGTCGTAAACAGCGCGATCGCGTCATTCTCGCCACTAAGGTCGCCGGTAAAACGACAATGGACTGGATTCGCGGGGGTAAGAATCAATTAGACCGCCCCAATATTACCGAAGCCCTGGAAAACAGCCTGAAACGCCTCAAAACCGATTATATTGACCTCTATCAACTGCACTGGCCCGATCGTCCTACCAATCGCTTCGGGAAACTGGGCTTTGCCTATGCTGCGGACGAATTACCTCCCCATGAGGAGGAAAAAATGCACGAAGTGCTCACTGTTTTAGATGAATTCATCAAAGCGGGAAAAATTCGCACCATTGGCCTATCCAACGAAAGTCCGTGGGGAGTGATGACCTATCTGCGACTTGCGGAAAAATATAGTCTCCCGCGCATGGTTAGCATTCAAAATGCTTATAACTTACTGAACCGGAAATTTGAAGTGGGCTTATCGGAAATTGCCGTGCGTGAAAATTGTCGCTTACTCGCTTACTCCCCACTGGGTGCGGGAACCTTAACTGGAAAATATTTGGGTGGCAAGATTCCCCCTGGCAGCCGGCGCAGCTTAGATTCTCGTTCCTCTCGCTATAATAATCCTCGCGCCGAAAGTGCAACCAAAGCTTATTTAGAAGTGGCCAAACGCCACAATTTAGATCCAGCACAAATGGCGATCGCGTTTGTCAATCAACAACCGTTTCTCACCGCTAATATTATTGGTGCGACCAGCATGGAACAACTGAAAACCAATATTGGGGCAATGCACTTAAAATTAACAGAAGAAGCTTTAAAAGATATTGAAGCGGTCCATCAAGAAACCCCCAATCCTTGCCCTTAATCTCATGCAATCCACCTCAGAAACCTCTGCTGTAGAGAGGAACCCCTATAGCACTGAACAACCTTTACCTCCTACTTATCCCCAACCTGCCCCGCCGGTTACGTCCTCTCGCCCTTCCTTTTCTTTTCTCAAAGCCTTCTTGCTGATGACCACTGGCGGCATTACGCTGATGATATTGCTGATTCTTGTTGGTGTTTGGCGTGCGGGAAGTAGCTTTTTTAGTGTAGTGGAAAACTTCTTCACTGCCCCTCCCGCCACACCGCAAGTTGCGGTCCCCAGCATGGTGGTGAACCAAATTCAAGGGGTCAGTGAACTCACCACTGCAGTTTTCACCATGGAAGCGATTGTTCCCACCGAACAAGACCGGAAATTCGGGAATATGACTCTCGGAACCACCCGCTTACTCTATATTGCCCAAGGGGAAGTTCGCGCTGGTGTTGATTTGAACGCGATCACCGTTGAAGATGTAATCCTCAATGACGCAACAAATAGTGTTGTGGTTAAAATCCCCTCGGCTGAGATTTTAGACCAAAAACTCGATGTCACT comes from Cyanobacteria bacterium GSL.Bin1 and encodes:
- a CDS encoding NADP(H)-dependent aldo-keto reductase produces the protein MEYRQLGNSHLQVSLICLGTMTWGEQNTQEEGFEQMDYALEQGINFFDTAEMYAVPPKAATYGRTEEIIGEWFQSRKQRDRVILATKVAGKTTMDWIRGGKNQLDRPNITEALENSLKRLKTDYIDLYQLHWPDRPTNRFGKLGFAYAADELPPHEEEKMHEVLTVLDEFIKAGKIRTIGLSNESPWGVMTYLRLAEKYSLPRMVSIQNAYNLLNRKFEVGLSEIAVRENCRLLAYSPLGAGTLTGKYLGGKIPPGSRRSLDSRSSRYNNPRAESATKAYLEVAKRHNLDPAQMAIAFVNQQPFLTANIIGATSMEQLKTNIGAMHLKLTEEALKDIEAVHQETPNPCP
- a CDS encoding DUF4230 domain-containing protein, producing the protein MQSTSETSAVERNPYSTEQPLPPTYPQPAPPVTSSRPSFSFLKAFLLMTTGGITLMILLILVGVWRAGSSFFSVVENFFTAPPATPQVAVPSMVVNQIQGVSELTTAVFTMEAIVPTEQDRKFGNMTLGTTRLLYIAQGEVRAGVDLNAITVEDVILNDATNSVVVKIPSAEILDQKLDVTESQVYDYDRGFLNLGPDVAPQLQTLAQQKTLDKVVTAACQEGILEQARDRAQLTIKELLTASGYTNVKVVSEVSPASQCAVK